One Papio anubis isolate 15944 chromosome 18, Panubis1.0, whole genome shotgun sequence genomic window, acatgaatgaacctagaggacatcatgttaaatgaaataagccaaacacagaagaacaaatactgtGCAATCCTTTTGTAGTTCATAAGTGAAATGATTGGGTTTTCATGTTCCTTTGTGAGATATACCACCCTCAGACTTTGTTACAGCGTCAGCACATTACCAATCTGATGTGAAGACAGAAAATATGGTGAGGGCACAAATATGACATCATCTCATTCATGTGGgatcttaaaaagttgatttcatagaagtagagagtagaacagtgtTTACCAGAGGCGAGGGAAAGGTAGAGGTGGTCAGCAGGTACAGAATTACAGTTAGATAAGAGGAATAAGCTCTGGTGTTCTGTTGCACAGTAAGGTGACAGCAGTCCACAACCATTTATTATATACATCAGAATAGCTaaaagaaaggattttgaatgttcttatcccaaagaaataacaagtgtttagggtgataaatatgctaattaccctgatttgatcattacacagtgATACTGAAGTATccttgtatatatgtatgtcagTATATATGTGTCGAAACGTCATACTGTACCCtctaaatatgtgcaattattatatgtcaattagaaacaaaatcttaatgaaaagaaaacacttcaGAAAGTATTTCTTAGTCTAAAGACGTTAGCATTGTTAAAAACATTTTGGGAATTAGATCCCAGAGCCACACTGTTTTTGATTAGTTTTAGTGATTGGATGATTCCTTATCCTTACCAGGAGCTAagcctggttaaaaaaaaaaaaaaaatctagttgaTCAAGTTTGATAATAGCATTTTTGGTCAAAACTAGACGGGGCTCTGTATTAAAATGATTGACCTAGAAGTTAGATAATTTCCTCCAAAGGGTAGCTTCAGGAGGCCACCCAGAGATGAATGCTGCCATTACGGTAACTCCTGTGGACGGTGCACATTTTGATGTATAGGTCCTGACTGGGTATTTTTGCTTGTTGTCATTTTTCAGTCTCATTGCTTAGGCACCCTGCTCTGAAAAACAAAGGCAGATTCACATAGACCTGAATCAGATTTCAACTCTTATTTAATGCATGGCTTAGGATAAATAATTTCAACCTCACTGAACCTCAGTATCCTCCAGTGGTGGAGGATACCACCACTTTGATGGCTTTTGTGAGGATTAGATATAAAATATGTCAAGTGCCTGCCACTTGGACTAGCAACAtggtaaatatgtttttaaagttgttgttattttttaaaccatatttttactgttattCTGTGGAGTAAGAAAACTCTTGGTATGCCAgatttccagaaggaaaaaaaaaatcagcataatGATTTAATCATATAAAGTACTCGTTCTCAACCTGACAGTACTGGAAATACAAATGCCAAATACTCAAATCCCAATGCCAATACTCACCTGTGGAAATATCACTGCCTGGACCCTACCCTTTTTCCCCAAGAGCTTCTGATACAGTGGGTCTAAGCTGAGTCTTCCTCCCGCTTCTTCCCTgcattggaatttttttaaagctcctgtGTGATTCTAATGTATAGCCAGTGTTGAGAATCTGTGATGAAGAGCACTAGTTTTCAAATTTGGGTTTctgattttggggtttttttggtctaGTCCTGTTTTGGCACACATATGGAGGTATAAAGAGGAGCTTTTTAATGTCAGTTTTTTTTTAGCATCCCCCACATATGCATGATAGAAGTTATATCCATTGATGGAGAAAATAGACATACATGGACCAGAAATGCAAGCCTATTAGAAGTTAATATGGAGGATTGTAGATGTATGTTAATAGTTACTATTTCAGCCTTTTCCCCTTTGGttaattaaaaatatgcagtGCTGATCTCCCAAAGGTTAAAACATTGGTCAGTTAGTTGAGgtttattttgcttcattttttcctATATAGGTGGAGCTGTTAATTAATGAGGCTTTgtattttataagaaagaaatctCCATCCTGAGGGTACAGCTAGTATGTAAAACTTACTTGTTATTAAATAGTTAATAgactttaaaatcatttcttcagttttcagttaaaaatatgttaacataTTACAAATTCTTTCTGCATCTGAAGGGTTTCCTCTGACTTATGCTCCTAAACCGTTAGATTTGTttgtaatagaataaaatataacattgtcTTTTGCATATCTTCACAGAAAAGATCCAagtgctttcttttcatttcctgtgACTGATTTTATTGCTCCTGGCTACTCCATGATCATTAAACACCCAATGGATTTTAGTACCATGAAAGAAAAGATCAAGAACAATGACTATCAGTCCATAGAAGAACTAAAGGTAACTCTTCAGTCCTATATACACAAAATCTTGGTAGAAATCTGCATATCTGATATTCAGAATCTTTCTCTTTGACCTTTTATTTTGCAAAGAAATGAGTTTATTTTAAGATCCAGtatctctgtgttttttttgCTTCAGAAAACTTTTTATGAGCTTGGTGATGGAAAACCAGATGAAATAGGTCATCTGATATCTttcattcataattatttttgtctttagtgaAATTTTGAGTTTGATATGTGTTccacaatatattttttccaaccTTAGAGTGAAATTTTTAGCTTTAGATCAATacaagtaaaattaatattttaatgaaagttgagggttttttctatttctagacaTATAAGGTATgcatattgtattagtccattcttacactgctataaagaactgcctgagagtgggtaatttatgacgaaaagagctttaattgactcacagttccacaggctgtacagcaGACGTGGCTGGAGAGGCCCATGGAAACTTACAGTTGTAGTGGAacatgaaggggaagcaagcacatcttcacatggcagcaggagagagtgaagggagaagtgctacaaactttctttttttttttttttttagatggtttacatttttttaattaagttgtgtttttttgtttgttttaatttaagttctagggtacatgtgcacaacatgcaggtttgttacatatatatacgtgtgccatgttgatgtgctgcacccattaactcgtcatttacattaggtatatctcctaatgccatccctccccgctcccctgaccccacaacaagccccagtgtgtgatgttccccaccctgtgtccaggtgttttcattgttcacttcccacctctgagggagaacatgcggtgtctggttttctgttcctgtgttagtttactaagaatgatggtttccagcttcatccatgtccctacaaagaacgtgaactcatcgttttttatggctgcatagtattccatggtatgtgtgtgccacattttcttaatccagtctgtcattgatggacatttgggttggttccaagtctttgctattgtgaatagtgccgcaataaacatacgtgtgcatgtgtctttatagcagaatgatttataatccttggggtatatacccagtaatgggatggctgtatcaaatagtatttctagttctagatccttaaggaatcgccacactgtcttccacaatggttgaactagtttacagtcccactaacagtgtaaaagtgttcctgtttctccacatcctctccagcacctgttgtttcctgactttttaatgatcgccattctgactggtgtgagatggtatctcattgtggttttcatttgcatttctctgatggccagtgataatgagcattttttcatgtgtctgttggctgcataaatgtcttcttttgagaagtgtctgttcatatccttcactcattttttaatggggttgtttgattttttcttgtaagtttgtttgagttctttgtagtttctagatattagccctttgtcagatgagttgattttcccccattctgtaggttgcctgttcactgtgatggtaatttcttttgctgtgcagaaactttttagtttcgttagatcccgtttgtcaattttggcttttgttgccattgcttttgttgttttagtcatgaagtccttgcccatgcctgtgtcctgaatggtattgcctaggttttcttctagggtttttatggttttaggtctcacatttaagtctttaatccatcttgaattaatttttgtataaggtgtaaggaaggaatccagtttcagctttctacatatggctagccaattttcccagcaccatttattaaatagggaatcctttccccatttcttgtttttgtcaggtttgtcaaagatcaaatggttgtagatgtgtggtattatttctgagggctctgttctgttccattggtctgtatctcatgttttggtaccagtaccgtgctgttttggttactgtagccttgtagtgtagtttgaagtcaggtagcatgatgcctccagctttgttttggcttagtattgtcttggccatatgggctcttttttggttccatatgaactttaaagtagttttttccaattctgtgaagaaagtcattggtagcttgatggggatggcgttgaatctgtaaattaccttgggcagtatggccgttttcacgatactgattattcctatctgtgagcatggaatgttcttccatttgtttgtgtcctcttttatttcgttgagcagtggtttgtagttctccttgaagaggtccttcacatcccttgtaagttggatttcttggtattttattctctttgaagcagttgtgaatgggagttcactcatgatttggctctctgtttgtctcttattggcgtataggaattcttgtgatttttgcacattgattttgtatcctgagactttgctgaagttgcttatcagcttaaggagattttgggttgagacaatggggttttctaaatatacaatcatgtcatctgcaaacagggacaatttgacttcctcttttcctaattgaataccctttgtttctttctcctgcctgattgccctggccagaacttccaacactatgttggataggagtggtgagagagggcatccctgtctcgtgccagttttcaaagggaatgcttccagtttttgcttattcagtatgatattggctgtgggtttgtcataaatagcttttattattttgagatacgtcccatcaatacctagtttattgagagtttttagcatgaaggctgttgaatcttgtcaaaggccttttctgcatcttttgagataatcatgtggtttttgtctttggttctgtttatatgatggattacgtttattgatttgcatatgttgaaccagccttgcatcccagggatgaagccaacttgatcatgatggataagctttttgatgtgctgctggatttggtgtgccagtattttgttgaggatttctgcatcagtgttcatcagggatattggtctaaaattctctttttttgttatgtctctaccaggctttggtatcaggatgatgctggcctcataaaatgagttagggaggattccctctttttctattgattggaatagtttcagaaggaatggtaccattccttttggtacctctggtagaatttggctgtgaatccgtctggtcctggactttttttggttggtaggctattaattattgcctcaatttcagagcctgttattagtctattcagggattcaacttcttcctggtttagtcttgggagggtgtgtgtgtgtccaggaatttatccatttcttctagatttcctagtttatttgcatagaggtgttttagtattctctgatggtactttgtatttctgtgggatcggtggtgatatcccctttatcattttttactgcgtctatttgattcttctctcttttattctttcttagtcttgctaacggtctatcaattttgttgatcttttaaaaaaatcagctctggattcgttgatttttttgaagggttttttgtatctctatctctttcagttctgctctgatcttagttatttcttgccttctgctagctttggaatgtgtttgctcttgcttctctagtttttttaattgtgatgttagggtgtcaattttagatctttcctgctttctcttgtgggcatttagtgctgtaaatttccctctacacactgctttaaatgtgtcccagagattctggtatgttgtgtctttgttctcattggtttcaaagaacatctttatttctgccttcatttcattatgtactcagtagtcattcaggagcaggttgttcagtttccatgtagttgagcagttttgagtgagtttcttttctttttttttttttttaatccaaaatgtGTTTATTGAGATGGTTTCCCACTCATCTTGATTCAGAGTGCTTTTAGTGCTGCTTCTTCCTAAAGGAACATCCTTCTGTAAGCCTTGCTTTTCCTCCTGTAGGCTGGCAGAGGACAGTGGAGCAGCCAACATACAAAACTACCATTTGTGCATGGCTAAAGACCATGGTGATTTTATAGCATCCTGGGCATTTCACATCCATGAAGTAGGAATTGGGGCTCTGCACCAGGCGTTTCTTCTtgtgtttcctcttctcttctgggGAGGGATGAAGGAGATCCTTTGCGAGAGGCATGTTCTCGTGTGGGTAGGTCGTCACTGCCGGAAAGgcaagtgagtttcttaatcctgagttccagtttgattgcactgtggtctgagagacagtttgttataatttctgttcttttacatttgctgaggagtgctttacttccaactatgtggtcaattttggaataagtgcaatgtggtgctgagaagaatgtgtattctgttgatttagggtggcgagttctgtagatgtctattaggtccacttggtgcagagctgattttaattcctggacatcctttttaactttctgtcttgtttatccgtctgatgttgacagtggggtgttaaagtctcccattattgtgtgggggtctaagtctctttgtaggtctcttaaggactttctttatgaatctgggtgctcctgtattggttgcatatatatttagtatagttagctcttcttgttgaattgatccctttaccattatgtaatggccttcttcatttgttttcatctttgttggtttaaagtctgttttatcagagatgaGAATTGcatcccctgctttttttttgttttccatttgcttggtacatctccgtccctttattttgagcgtatgtgtgtctctgcacatgagatgggtctcctgaatacagcaaactgatgggtcttgactctttatccaatttgccagtctctgtcttttaattggagcgtttagcccgtttacatttaaggttaatattgttatgtgtgaatttgatcctgtcattatgatgttagctggttatttagCTCagtagttgatgcagtttcttcttagtatcgatggtctttataatttggcatgtttttgcagtggctggtaccggttattcctttctgtgtttaatgcttccttcaggagctcttgtacggcaggcctggtggtgacagaatctctcagcatttgtttgtctgtaaaagattttatttctccttcacttatgaaacttagtttggctgaatatgaatttctgggttgaaaattgttttctttaagaaatattggcccccattctctctggcttgtagagtttctgccaggagatccgctgttagtctgatgggcttccctttgtgggtaacccgacctttctctctggctgcccttaacattttttccttcatttcaactttggtgaatctgacaattatttgtcttggagttgctcttctcaaggagtatctttgtggtgtttctctgtatttcctgaatttgaatattggtctgccttgctaggttggggaagttctcctggataatatcctgaagagtgttttccagcgtggttccattctcccccgtcactttcaggtataccaatcagacatagatttggtattttcacatagtcccatatttcttggaggttttgttcatttcttttcgcTCTTTTTACTCTTAagcttctcttcttgcttcatttcattcatttgatcttcagtcactgataccctttcttccacttgatcgaatttgGCTACTGAGCCAAATTCAAATGacgcttgtgcatgcgtcacgtagttctggtgccatggttttcagctccatcaggtcagttaaggtcttctctgctctgtttattctagttagccatttgtctaatcttttttcaaggtttttagcttctttgtgatgggtttgaacatccttctttagctcagagaagtttgttactACTGATTGtctgaagctttcttctctcagttcgtcaaagtcattctcctaccagctttgttctgttgctagtgaggagctgcgttcctttggagggggagaggcgctctgatttttagaattttcagcttttctgctctgttttttccccatctttgtggttttatctacctttggtctttgatgatggtgacgtacagaaggggttttgtgtggatgtcctttctgtttgttagtttcccttctaacagtcaggaccctcagctgcaggtgtgttggagtttgctggaggtccaccccagaccctgtttgggtatcaccag contains:
- the LOC108583470 gene encoding 40S ribosomal protein S27-like; amino-acid sequence: MPLAKDLLHPSPEEKRKHKKKRLVQSPNSYFMDVKCPGCYKITMVFSHAQMVVLYVGCSTVLCQPTGGKARLTEGCSFRKKQH